ACGGCAACCCCACAAACTACTGATATATTCCATCCTTGTATATTCTTTAAAAACAATACTACTTTAGCTGATACCACTATATTTTATTACGGCAATAACGATTCATTGATAAATTTTGATAGTATAACTTATTGCTATAAAGATACAGGAACTTATGTTGCAAAACCCATTGCCTATAACCGTTACGGTTGCTTTGATACTACTTATGTTACCGTATATATTCATGATGTTTATACTATTTTTATTCCCAATGCCTTTACCCCTAACCATGATAAAGACAACCTCAATGAAACCTTTTATCCTATCTGCAGCAATTGCCAAGGCTGGGAAATGACTATATATAACCGCTGGGGAGTAAATGTTTTCTTCTCTACTGATAAAAGCAATACCCCGCAATGGGATGGCAATTATAAAGAGCAACCCTGTGAGCAAGGTGTATATATATATCAACTAAAAGTATATAATATGCAAGGCCAAGTTCAAAATGAATATAAGGGCACGGTTACACTTTTGAGGTAGTGATCATCGTCATTCTGTTCGCCGCGGCGAATCGTCAAACGGCAGTTTAAAATACTTAACAATAAGTTTTAAGACGAGACGAAGAATCTGCCGAAATCGTAGACGAAATAAATATTATACCCAACGTCGTATACCTAATTATATTATTTATTGAAAAGTATTGATTGTTATTTTGAGTCTCGTCTCCGATTCAAAAGATTCTTCACATTGAAGCAATTCGCCGCGGCGAAAAGAATGACGGTAGGCCCCCCCATAAAATAAAAAAACCCACTCTGTTACGAATGGGTTTTTCTATTAAGTAAAAAAACTATTTAGGAAGCAATGCTAACCTTAACTGCGTTTAGTCCTCTTTTTCCTTCTTCTACCTCGAAATTTACTACATCGCCTTCGCGGATAGTATCAATTAAGCCTGAAGTGTGGACAAAAATGTCTTGTCCTGTTTCGTTGTCACAAATGAATCCAAATCCTTTATCGGAGTTGAAAAATTTAACTTTACCTTGTTTCATTTAAAAAATAATTTATTGAGTTTAAGCTTCAATATTAGGCAATAAACCCCAATACGCAATACTAATAAATTAAAATAGCAGCGAGGGTGTTTCTAAAATTCTAAATTTCAGGTTTTTACATGTTAAAAAATATTATCCCTTTTATTCGTACTTAAACAAAATGAGGAATTTATTGAGGTGAAATCTCTTAATTTGCAATAATTAAACATTATTATATATGAAAATAAGAGCCGTATTGACAGGAGCCACAGGCATGGTGGGCGAAGGGGTATTGCACGAATGCCTGATGCATGCGGATGTAGAGCAAGTATTGGTAATCAACAGAAAGCCTTGCGGTATTACCCATCCTAAACTAAAAGAAATTATTCATAATGATTTTATGGATCTGGCTGCAATCGAGAATCAATTGCAAAACTATAATGCTTGTTTTTTCTGTTTGGGAGTGAGCGTAATTGGAATGAATGAAGAAACTTATACAAAATTAACCTATACTTTAACGATGCATGTGGCAGAAACACTTTCCAGATTAAACCCAGGCATGACCTTTTGTTACATATCGGGAGCAAGCACTGATAGCAGTGAGAAGGGCAGGAGTATGTGGGCTCGCATAAAAGGCAAAACCGAAAATGATTTGATGAAATTGCCATTTAAAAGTGCCTATATGTTTAGGCCAGGGTATATGCAACCTACTAAAGGATTAAAGAATACCTTGACGTTTTATAAATATATATCTTGGATGTATCCTTTGCTTCATCTGGTGTTCCCAAAGTTTTTTTCTACGCTTGCAGAGCTTGGTTTGGCCATGATTCATAGTGTTACTAAAGGATATGATAAGGCTATATTGGAGGTGCGTGATATTGTGAAATTAGCGAAAGAGTAGGATAGGTGTAAGTTGCTGAGTCCTCTGCGAGAGAATTTGCGTAGAAGCGAAAGCTGCTGAGTTTACTGCGAGAGACGTAGCGAAGAAGGTACAATTAATAATCCGTCTCCGATTTTAACAGATCTTTCGTCTCATCATAAAAGCTTTCAAAAGATTTTGATGATTGGGTTGACTATTCGTCGAGGCGAGCAAGATGACGAAAAAAATCTTTCAAAAATGACTATGGTCATTTTTAGTCTCTCAGAAATATTCGAATTTGTCCGTTTTTATTTCATACTTTTGCGATGAACAGAAACAGTATACACAAACCTAAAATGGATAGCAGCGAAGGAATCGAAGCCTTGTTCCTTTATGCAACTGAGGGGATTCTTTTTACCAATGATAAAGGAGAGATTACTCGTATCAACCCCAGTGCAGAGAGAATGTTTGGCTATAATGCAGGTGAACTTTTGGGCCAAAAAGTTGAAGTATTAATCCCTCAGAAATTTGCACAGCGTCATCACCATCACCGCGAAGGTTATGGTCACAATCCACACCCACGTTCGATGGGTGGCGAAATGGAATTATTCGCATTGAAAAAGGATGGATCTGAATTTCCAGTAGAGATTAGTTTGAGCCCTTATCAGGACGATCGTGGAAAATTTGTAATTGCATTTATTATAGATATTACGATTCGCAAAATGGCAGAAGAACGAATGAAAAACTATACAGGGGATCTTGAAAAGCAAGTCCATAATCGAACTTTAATTTTGGAAGAAGCTATAGTAGAATTGGAAAAAACCAAAGAAGATTTAAATAATGCATTATATAAAGAGAAAGAACTAAATGAATTGAAATCTCGTTTTGTGTCGATGGCATCACACGAGTTTCGTACTCCTTTGGCTACTATTCTATCATCTCTTTGGCTAGTGGCTGAGTATGGAGAAAAGAATGATAAAGAAAAACAAAATAGACATATTGAACGTATTAAAACAACTATTAACAGTCTCACAGATATTCTCAATGATTTCCTTTCCATTGGCAAACTTGAAGAGGGTAAAGTGATTAATATGGCTGCACAATTCAACCTCAAAGAATTTGTAAATGAAATAGTAGTCGAAATGAAAATGTTACTGTTACCCGATCAAAAAATACAATATAATCACGTGGGTATTGAATCAGTAATGTTAGATATAAAATTACTAAAAAATATATTGTTCAACTTGGTTTCTAATGCTATCAAATTCTCGGGCGAAGGTGATGTAATATTGATAAATTCTGAAGTTGATAATTCAAATGTTATCATATCTGTGAAAGACGATGGAATGGGAATTTCACCAGCCGACCAAGAACATTTATTTGAAAGATTTTTCCGTGGCTATAACGCGTCAAATATACAAGGAACAGGCCTTGGCCTCAATATAGTTGCAAAATATTTAGAATTGATGAATGGCTCAATTGCCGTTGAAAGCGAAGAAGAAAAGGGAACCTTATTTACCATAACTTTACCACAATAAAATTTCAGTTGGTAAGAGCAACGGGGTTTAGATAATCTTATTAAAAATTAAAACCAATGAATAAAAAAATATTATTAATTGAAGACAATAAGCACATGCGTGAAAACACTGCTGAAATTCTTGAACTTTCGCAGTACGAAGTAGTGACAGCAAGTAATGGAAAAGAGGGTGTTGAGCTTGCACAAAAAGAAATGCCCGATATTATTATATGCGATATTATGATGCCCATACTCGACGGATATGGCGTGTTACATCTGCTATCGAAAATGGAAGAGACCGCTAGTATTCCATTTATTTTTTTAACAGCCAAAGTTGAACGTGGTGATTTTAGAAAAGGAATGGATATGGGTGCCGATGATTATCTTACCAAACCCTTTGATAAACTTGAACTGCTTACAGCGATTGAAAGTCGCATTAAAAAATCGGAAATTCTTAAAAAAGATTTTGAAAAAAATATAGGCGGACTCAATGATTTTTTTAATAATATAAAGGGAATCGATACCTTGAAAGAGCTCTCTGAAACTAGCCATACCGAAGGATATAAAAACAAAGAGAAAGTATATAAAGAAGGTAATTATGCAAGAGGTGTATACTTTATAAGCAGCGGAAAAGTAAAGACATATAAAACCAATGAACAAGGGAAAGAATATATAACAGGTTTATATAAAGAGGGAGATTTTATTGGCTATGTGCCCTTATTAGAAGATGAAAAATATACCGATTCAGCCAGCACTCTCGAAAATTCAGAAATATGTTTGATACCTAAAGAAGATTTTCTTTCGTTGATACATAAGAATGCACATGTATCTCGCAAATTTATCAAAATGATTTCTGATAATTTAAAAAGTAAGGAAGAACAACTTCTCAAACTGGCGTATAATTCTGTGAGAAAAAGAGTAGCTGAAGCCCTTGCCACTCTTTATGAACGCTATAAAAAAGAAGATGAAGATAAATTCACGATGGTGCTTTCACGCGAAGATCTAGCCAACCTTGCTGGTACTGCAACAGAAACAACAATCCGTGTTCTCAGTGACTTTAAAGACGAAAAATTAGTTGAAATAAAAGGCGGTACAATTTCAATTATTAATTATGAAGGGCTGGTGAAGATAAAAAATTAAGAGGCGAGGAGTAAGGAGTAAGGAGCTGAAGCCGTCCGCCGCGGCAGAGCCCTTACTCCTAATTCCTTACTCCTCCTATTCATGACAACAATCATTTTAGACTCTGATTAGCGTCATTCACATTAATTTATTGTAAAACGACTTTTGTACCCTATCATACTGGAACAAAAGCATCATGCAAACAATTATTGATTACCATTTAGAAATAGCGGCACTCATTGCTCGTGTATTCTTGGGATTATTATTTTTCTTTCAAGGGTATGATGCTATTTTTAATGTGAAGATTGAGAATATTATTGAATCATTTTATGGACCCTTTGCAGTGAGAGGAATTCCTAAAAGACTCACCGTAATAGGGGTTTGGGTTACATCTTATTTAGAACTGATAGGTGGTTTATTGCTCACCTTGGGATTATTTAAATATGTATCATTATATATTCTAGGTGCTGATATTATAATTGCATCAATAGGTTTTGGTATTGTAAAACCCATGTGGGATATGCAGTTTGTATTTCCTCGTTTGGCCATTCTTATTTTTTTAATGGTAATTCCAGTAGCGTGGGATACAATTACGATTGACTATATTTTAGGAAAATTAAAAATTTTTACAGCATAATATTAAATGAATATTATAAATTTACTCGAACCGATAAGTACCATGAAAATTACAATAAATGACAGTCAGAAGATATTTGAAATAATTGAAAAATTCAGTCAGCTTTTTCCGTACTTAAAGGTTGATTTTTTTTCTAATCCTTCCCACTCAAATAATACATCTAAAAGGAATTTAGTGATATATACTAATAAAACTTTAGGTGAATGCAGGACCGTTCAAAAGAAAGGTAGTATTTTAATTACACCATATATGACTGTAAGGGAACTGGAAGCTGAATTCAATGATATATTTGGATTGTCGATGCAAGTATATCGCAAGTCAGGAAAAATATGGCTTGAAACAACCGTTACCGATAGCTGGACACTAGAAGAGCAAAACAAGCAGGGGCAGGCTCTTAGTTCTTAATAAAACCAAAATATATTAGTGGCATAATTTAATTGCTCAACCTATCGGATTGGGCTTTTTTTGTGGTTATAAGTTTTCTTGGATTATATTTGCCCAAAATTGCTTATAATATGAAATATACTACAGAAATTGAAATAAATATACCAGTAAACAAAGTAGTTGAGTTATTTGATAATCCAGACCATTTGAGTAAATGGATGGAGGGCTTGCAAAGCTTTCAGCACCTGAGTGGCACAGCCGGACAGCCTGGGGCAAAATCCAAATTGGTTTTTAAATTGGGCAAAAGGGATATTGAAATGATTGAAACCATCGTCGTTAGAAATTTACCACAAGAATTTTCAGGAACCTATGAAGCTAATGGAGTTTACAATGTGGTTACAAATAGATTTATTCCTGTGGGCG
This DNA window, taken from Bacteroidota bacterium, encodes the following:
- a CDS encoding NAD-dependent epimerase/dehydratase family protein: MKIRAVLTGATGMVGEGVLHECLMHADVEQVLVINRKPCGITHPKLKEIIHNDFMDLAAIENQLQNYNACFFCLGVSVIGMNEETYTKLTYTLTMHVAETLSRLNPGMTFCYISGASTDSSEKGRSMWARIKGKTENDLMKLPFKSAYMFRPGYMQPTKGLKNTLTFYKYISWMYPLLHLVFPKFFSTLAELGLAMIHSVTKGYDKAILEVRDIVKLAKE
- a CDS encoding cold shock domain-containing protein, with translation MKQGKVKFFNSDKGFGFICDNETGQDIFVHTSGLIDTIREGDVVNFEVEEGKRGLNAVKVSIAS
- a CDS encoding response regulator, with translation MNKKILLIEDNKHMRENTAEILELSQYEVVTASNGKEGVELAQKEMPDIIICDIMMPILDGYGVLHLLSKMEETASIPFIFLTAKVERGDFRKGMDMGADDYLTKPFDKLELLTAIESRIKKSEILKKDFEKNIGGLNDFFNNIKGIDTLKELSETSHTEGYKNKEKVYKEGNYARGVYFISSGKVKTYKTNEQGKEYITGLYKEGDFIGYVPLLEDEKYTDSASTLENSEICLIPKEDFLSLIHKNAHVSRKFIKMISDNLKSKEEQLLKLAYNSVRKRVAEALATLYERYKKEDEDKFTMVLSREDLANLAGTATETTIRVLSDFKDEKLVEIKGGTISIINYEGLVKIKN
- a CDS encoding DoxX family membrane protein — protein: MQTIIDYHLEIAALIARVFLGLLFFFQGYDAIFNVKIENIIESFYGPFAVRGIPKRLTVIGVWVTSYLELIGGLLLTLGLFKYVSLYILGADIIIASIGFGIVKPMWDMQFVFPRLAILIFLMVIPVAWDTITIDYILGKLKIFTA
- a CDS encoding SRPBCC family protein, with protein sequence MKYTTEIEINIPVNKVVELFDNPDHLSKWMEGLQSFQHLSGTAGQPGAKSKLVFKLGKRDIEMIETIVVRNLPQEFSGTYEANGVYNVVTNRFIPVGENKTIYITEQEFRFKGFMKLIAVLMPGAFKKQSMKYCSDFKKFAESYPNN
- a CDS encoding PAS domain-containing sensor histidine kinase; translation: MNRNSIHKPKMDSSEGIEALFLYATEGILFTNDKGEITRINPSAERMFGYNAGELLGQKVEVLIPQKFAQRHHHHREGYGHNPHPRSMGGEMELFALKKDGSEFPVEISLSPYQDDRGKFVIAFIIDITIRKMAEERMKNYTGDLEKQVHNRTLILEEAIVELEKTKEDLNNALYKEKELNELKSRFVSMASHEFRTPLATILSSLWLVAEYGEKNDKEKQNRHIERIKTTINSLTDILNDFLSIGKLEEGKVINMAAQFNLKEFVNEIVVEMKMLLLPDQKIQYNHVGIESVMLDIKLLKNILFNLVSNAIKFSGEGDVILINSEVDNSNVIISVKDDGMGISPADQEHLFERFFRGYNASNIQGTGLGLNIVAKYLELMNGSIAVESEEEKGTLFTITLPQ
- a CDS encoding gliding motility-associated C-terminal domain-containing protein; protein product: MINFDSITYCYKDTGTYVAKPIAYNRYGCFDTTYVTVYIHDVYTIFIPNAFTPNHDKDNLNETFYPICSNCQGWEMTIYNRWGVNVFFSTDKSNTPQWDGNYKEQPCEQGVYIYQLKVYNMQGQVQNEYKGTVTLLR